A genomic stretch from Aedes albopictus strain Foshan chromosome 2, AalbF5, whole genome shotgun sequence includes:
- the LOC109430162 gene encoding annulin isoform X3: protein MCIEENGKLHHTKRYELMTRDGQVGPPPRLVVRRGQAFRLRLICDRPFDRSRDAMSLIFTVDGEERPTHGHGSLVGVALQQYRHMIEDPLEWGAAIDFISGDALEILVKPAATAAVTKWRLDFDTKLLSEGFGKSYSLPQSFYLLFNPWCKDDQVYLEEKPLRDECVMNDTTLIWRGSYNRLRPSVWKFGQFERHVLDCSLLLIDKVGKVSATHRGDPIRVCRAISAAVNSPDDDGALLGNWSGDFSGGTAPTKWVGSVEIMQQYYKKQKPVKFGQCWVFAGVVSTIARAIGIPSRVITNYSSAHDTQASLTVDYFVDKNGKVMEELNSDSIWNYHVWNEVWMQRPDLGISSDGDYGGWQAIDSTPQEMSDGMFRCGPASVLAVKLGEIAKPYDNNFLFAEVNADKVFWRYTGPAHPLKLLRKDVLGIGHFISTKAVGKWEREDITSSYKFAEKSQEERDTMMKALKQANSAFSRYYLNEDFNEVYFNFELRDDIKIGENFSVILQIKNRSSEMVHVVKGSLNVETVLYTGKEREMVKNDHFTISVQPNTEEFVKLVVTFDEYFKKLRDQAAFNISCFATVEETEYEFFAQDDFRVRKPDIKIKLSDTPVSQSPVEVTISLLNPLPIPLRKGIFHVEGSGIDKPLIFKHSEVAVGETITNTFSLTPEFAGRATIAAKFTSKELDDVDGFLAFEAQPRPEDVLMETRDNEIIARTDVID, encoded by the exons ATGTGCATCGAGGAGAATGGAAAGCTTCATCACACGAAACGGTACGAGCTAATGACCCGAGATGGCCAGGTTGGTCCTCCTCCGCGGTTGGTAGTCCGGAGAGGACAAGCTTTCCGGCTGCGGTTGATCTGTGATCGACCGTTTGATCGCAGTCGCGATGCGATGAGTTTGATATTTACGGTGGACGGGGAGGAACGGCCAACCCATGGGCATGGATCGTTGGTGGGGGTTGCGCTTCAACAGTATCGCCACATGATCGAGGATCCTCTGGAATGGGGAGCTGCAATTGATTTTATTAGTGGAGATGCGTTGGAAATTTTGGTGAAACCAGCGGCAACGGCTGCCGTAACCAAGTGGAGATTGGACTTTGATACGAAGCTGCTGAGCGAAGGATTTGGAAAGAGCTATTCACTGCCACAATCGTTCTATTTGCTGTTCAACCCCTGGTGCAAGGATGATCAGGTGTATTTGGAAG AGAAACCACTTCGGGATGAGTGCGTTATGAATGATACGACGTTGATCTGGAGAGGATCGTACAATCGGTTGCGACCTTCGGTGTGGAAATTTGGGCAGTTTGAAAGGCACGTTCTGGATTGCTCGTTGCTGTTGATCGATAAGGTCGGAAAGGTGAGTGCCACTCATCGGGGTGATCCGATTCGTGTATGTCGAGCCATTTCGGCAGCGGTGAACTCACCGGATGACGACGGGGCCCTGCTCGGTAACTGGAGTGGTGATTTCTCTGGAGGAACTGCTCCTACCAAGTGGGTCGGATCTGTTGAAATCATGCAGCAGTATTACAAAAAGCAGAAACCCGTCAAATTCGGGCAGTGCTGGGTGTTTGCTGGAGTCGTTTCTACGA TTGCCAGAGCGATAGGAATCCCATCGCGCGTAATTACAAACTACTCGTCGGCTCACGATACGCAGGCCTCGCTAACGGTAGACTATTTTGTGGACAAAAATGGAAAAGTCATGGAGGAGTTGAATTCGGATTCCATCTGGAACTATCATGTTTGGAATGAGGTTTGGATGCAACGTCCAGATTTGGGAATCAGCTCCGATGGCGACTACGGAGGTTGGCAAGCGATTGATTCAACTCCTCAGGAGATGTCCGACGGAATGTTCCGTTGTGGACCGGCTTCGGTGCTGGCTGTTAAATTGGGAGAAATTGCAAAGCCATACGATAATAACTTCTTGTTTGCTGAGGTTAACGCGGATAAGGTGTTCTGGAGATATACCGGACCAGCTCATCCACTGAAGTTGCTTCGGAAGGATGTTCTGGGGATTGGACATTTCATAAGTACCAAGGCCGTTGGGAAGTGGGAACGAGAGGATATTACTAGCAGTTATAAGTTTGCTGAGAAATCACAGGAAGAGCGTGATACCATGATGAAAGCGTTGAAGCAAGCCAATAGCGCGTTCAGTAGATACTACTTGAACGAGGACTTTAATGAAGTTTATTTCAATTTTGAATTGAGAGATGATATTAAGATTGGAGAGAACTTTTCTGTG ATCCTCCAAATCAAGAATCGATCTTCAGAAATGGTCCATGTCGTCAAGGGTTCCTTAAACGTGGAAACCGTTCTCTATACAGGAAAGGAACGAGAGATGGTAAAAAACGACCACTTCACGATAAGCGTGCAGCCAAACACCGAAGAGTTCGTAAAGTTGGTGGTCACATTCGATGAATACTTCAAGAAGTTACGTGATCAAGCAGCGTTCAACATTTCGTGCTTTGCCACTGTCGAAGAAACGGAATACGAGTTTTTCGCCCAAGATGACTTCCGAGTTCGTAAGCCGGACATCAAGATCAAGCTTTCGGACACACCCGTTTCGCAGAGTCCGGTGGAGGTTACCATCTCTCTACTTAATCCTCTGCCAATTCCCCTGAGGAAAGGCATCTTCCACGTTGAGGGATCGGGGATTGATAAGCCTTTGATTTTCAAG CATTCGGAGGTTGCCGTTGGAGAGACGATAACGAATACATTCAGTTTGACTCCGGAGTTTGCCGGACGTGCGACGATTGCTGCCAAGTTCACCTCCAAGGAGCTGGACGATGTCGATGGATTCCTTGCCTTCGAGGCTCAACCACGGCCGGAGGATGTGCTGATGGAAACTAGAGATAACGAAATCATTGCTCGAACGGATGTAATTGATTAA
- the LOC109430162 gene encoding annulin isoform X2: protein MSYLYDYVERMLPTAWRRKRIRRPMMIWSPPENAPSADVLTIKKVDMCIEENGKLHHTKRYELMTRDGQVGPPPRLVVRRGQAFRLRLICDRPFDRSRDAMSLIFTVDGEERPTHGHGSLVGVALQQYRHMIEDPLEWGAAIDFISGDALEILVKPAATAAVTKWRLDFDTKLLSEGFGKSYSLPQSFYLLFNPWCKDDQVYLEEKPLRDECVMNDTTLIWRGSYNRLRPSVWKFGQFERHVLDCSLLLIDKVGKVSATHRGDPIRVCRAISAAVNSPDDDGALLGNWSGDFSGGTAPTKWVGSVEIMQQYYKKQKPVKFGQCWVFAGVVSTIARAIGIPSRVITNYSSAHDTQASLTVDYFVDKNGKVMEELNSDSIWNYHVWNEVWMQRPDLGISSDGDYGGWQAIDSTPQEMSDGMFRCGPASVLAVKLGEIAKPYDNNFLFAEVNADKVFWRYTGPAHPLKLLRKDVLGIGHFISTKAVGKWEREDITSSYKFAEKSQEERDTMMKALKQANSAFSRYYLNEDFNEVYFNFELRDDIKIGENFSVILQIKNRSSEMVHVVKGSLNVETVLYTGKEREMVKNDHFTISVQPNTEEFVKLVVTFDEYFKKLRDQAAFNISCFATVEETEYEFFAQDDFRVRKPDIKIKLSDTPVSQSPVEVTISLLNPLPIPLRKGIFHVEGSGIDKPLIFKHSEVAVGETITNTFSLTPEFAGRATIAAKFTSKELDDVDGFLAFEAQPRPEDVLMETRDNEIIARTDVID, encoded by the exons ACGCCCCCTCAGCCGATGTGTTGACAATCAAGAAGGTCGATATGTGCATCGAGGAGAATGGAAAGCTTCATCACACGAAACGGTACGAGCTAATGACCCGAGATGGCCAGGTTGGTCCTCCTCCGCGGTTGGTAGTCCGGAGAGGACAAGCTTTCCGGCTGCGGTTGATCTGTGATCGACCGTTTGATCGCAGTCGCGATGCGATGAGTTTGATATTTACGGTGGACGGGGAGGAACGGCCAACCCATGGGCATGGATCGTTGGTGGGGGTTGCGCTTCAACAGTATCGCCACATGATCGAGGATCCTCTGGAATGGGGAGCTGCAATTGATTTTATTAGTGGAGATGCGTTGGAAATTTTGGTGAAACCAGCGGCAACGGCTGCCGTAACCAAGTGGAGATTGGACTTTGATACGAAGCTGCTGAGCGAAGGATTTGGAAAGAGCTATTCACTGCCACAATCGTTCTATTTGCTGTTCAACCCCTGGTGCAAGGATGATCAGGTGTATTTGGAAG AGAAACCACTTCGGGATGAGTGCGTTATGAATGATACGACGTTGATCTGGAGAGGATCGTACAATCGGTTGCGACCTTCGGTGTGGAAATTTGGGCAGTTTGAAAGGCACGTTCTGGATTGCTCGTTGCTGTTGATCGATAAGGTCGGAAAGGTGAGTGCCACTCATCGGGGTGATCCGATTCGTGTATGTCGAGCCATTTCGGCAGCGGTGAACTCACCGGATGACGACGGGGCCCTGCTCGGTAACTGGAGTGGTGATTTCTCTGGAGGAACTGCTCCTACCAAGTGGGTCGGATCTGTTGAAATCATGCAGCAGTATTACAAAAAGCAGAAACCCGTCAAATTCGGGCAGTGCTGGGTGTTTGCTGGAGTCGTTTCTACGA TTGCCAGAGCGATAGGAATCCCATCGCGCGTAATTACAAACTACTCGTCGGCTCACGATACGCAGGCCTCGCTAACGGTAGACTATTTTGTGGACAAAAATGGAAAAGTCATGGAGGAGTTGAATTCGGATTCCATCTGGAACTATCATGTTTGGAATGAGGTTTGGATGCAACGTCCAGATTTGGGAATCAGCTCCGATGGCGACTACGGAGGTTGGCAAGCGATTGATTCAACTCCTCAGGAGATGTCCGACGGAATGTTCCGTTGTGGACCGGCTTCGGTGCTGGCTGTTAAATTGGGAGAAATTGCAAAGCCATACGATAATAACTTCTTGTTTGCTGAGGTTAACGCGGATAAGGTGTTCTGGAGATATACCGGACCAGCTCATCCACTGAAGTTGCTTCGGAAGGATGTTCTGGGGATTGGACATTTCATAAGTACCAAGGCCGTTGGGAAGTGGGAACGAGAGGATATTACTAGCAGTTATAAGTTTGCTGAGAAATCACAGGAAGAGCGTGATACCATGATGAAAGCGTTGAAGCAAGCCAATAGCGCGTTCAGTAGATACTACTTGAACGAGGACTTTAATGAAGTTTATTTCAATTTTGAATTGAGAGATGATATTAAGATTGGAGAGAACTTTTCTGTG ATCCTCCAAATCAAGAATCGATCTTCAGAAATGGTCCATGTCGTCAAGGGTTCCTTAAACGTGGAAACCGTTCTCTATACAGGAAAGGAACGAGAGATGGTAAAAAACGACCACTTCACGATAAGCGTGCAGCCAAACACCGAAGAGTTCGTAAAGTTGGTGGTCACATTCGATGAATACTTCAAGAAGTTACGTGATCAAGCAGCGTTCAACATTTCGTGCTTTGCCACTGTCGAAGAAACGGAATACGAGTTTTTCGCCCAAGATGACTTCCGAGTTCGTAAGCCGGACATCAAGATCAAGCTTTCGGACACACCCGTTTCGCAGAGTCCGGTGGAGGTTACCATCTCTCTACTTAATCCTCTGCCAATTCCCCTGAGGAAAGGCATCTTCCACGTTGAGGGATCGGGGATTGATAAGCCTTTGATTTTCAAG CATTCGGAGGTTGCCGTTGGAGAGACGATAACGAATACATTCAGTTTGACTCCGGAGTTTGCCGGACGTGCGACGATTGCTGCCAAGTTCACCTCCAAGGAGCTGGACGATGTCGATGGATTCCTTGCCTTCGAGGCTCAACCACGGCCGGAGGATGTGCTGATGGAAACTAGAGATAACGAAATCATTGCTCGAACGGATGTAATTGATTAA
- the LOC109430162 gene encoding annulin isoform X1 translates to MGNKCSSSSSCCGTDTEQRRASSGGCCSCCCGMRFRRVWRPARLDTDERGRLMGGHNPLAKPMMEMKNMDVVDAPSADVLTIKKVDMCIEENGKLHHTKRYELMTRDGQVGPPPRLVVRRGQAFRLRLICDRPFDRSRDAMSLIFTVDGEERPTHGHGSLVGVALQQYRHMIEDPLEWGAAIDFISGDALEILVKPAATAAVTKWRLDFDTKLLSEGFGKSYSLPQSFYLLFNPWCKDDQVYLEEKPLRDECVMNDTTLIWRGSYNRLRPSVWKFGQFERHVLDCSLLLIDKVGKVSATHRGDPIRVCRAISAAVNSPDDDGALLGNWSGDFSGGTAPTKWVGSVEIMQQYYKKQKPVKFGQCWVFAGVVSTIARAIGIPSRVITNYSSAHDTQASLTVDYFVDKNGKVMEELNSDSIWNYHVWNEVWMQRPDLGISSDGDYGGWQAIDSTPQEMSDGMFRCGPASVLAVKLGEIAKPYDNNFLFAEVNADKVFWRYTGPAHPLKLLRKDVLGIGHFISTKAVGKWEREDITSSYKFAEKSQEERDTMMKALKQANSAFSRYYLNEDFNEVYFNFELRDDIKIGENFSVILQIKNRSSEMVHVVKGSLNVETVLYTGKEREMVKNDHFTISVQPNTEEFVKLVVTFDEYFKKLRDQAAFNISCFATVEETEYEFFAQDDFRVRKPDIKIKLSDTPVSQSPVEVTISLLNPLPIPLRKGIFHVEGSGIDKPLIFKHSEVAVGETITNTFSLTPEFAGRATIAAKFTSKELDDVDGFLAFEAQPRPEDVLMETRDNEIIARTDVID, encoded by the exons ACGCCCCCTCAGCCGATGTGTTGACAATCAAGAAGGTCGATATGTGCATCGAGGAGAATGGAAAGCTTCATCACACGAAACGGTACGAGCTAATGACCCGAGATGGCCAGGTTGGTCCTCCTCCGCGGTTGGTAGTCCGGAGAGGACAAGCTTTCCGGCTGCGGTTGATCTGTGATCGACCGTTTGATCGCAGTCGCGATGCGATGAGTTTGATATTTACGGTGGACGGGGAGGAACGGCCAACCCATGGGCATGGATCGTTGGTGGGGGTTGCGCTTCAACAGTATCGCCACATGATCGAGGATCCTCTGGAATGGGGAGCTGCAATTGATTTTATTAGTGGAGATGCGTTGGAAATTTTGGTGAAACCAGCGGCAACGGCTGCCGTAACCAAGTGGAGATTGGACTTTGATACGAAGCTGCTGAGCGAAGGATTTGGAAAGAGCTATTCACTGCCACAATCGTTCTATTTGCTGTTCAACCCCTGGTGCAAGGATGATCAGGTGTATTTGGAAG AGAAACCACTTCGGGATGAGTGCGTTATGAATGATACGACGTTGATCTGGAGAGGATCGTACAATCGGTTGCGACCTTCGGTGTGGAAATTTGGGCAGTTTGAAAGGCACGTTCTGGATTGCTCGTTGCTGTTGATCGATAAGGTCGGAAAGGTGAGTGCCACTCATCGGGGTGATCCGATTCGTGTATGTCGAGCCATTTCGGCAGCGGTGAACTCACCGGATGACGACGGGGCCCTGCTCGGTAACTGGAGTGGTGATTTCTCTGGAGGAACTGCTCCTACCAAGTGGGTCGGATCTGTTGAAATCATGCAGCAGTATTACAAAAAGCAGAAACCCGTCAAATTCGGGCAGTGCTGGGTGTTTGCTGGAGTCGTTTCTACGA TTGCCAGAGCGATAGGAATCCCATCGCGCGTAATTACAAACTACTCGTCGGCTCACGATACGCAGGCCTCGCTAACGGTAGACTATTTTGTGGACAAAAATGGAAAAGTCATGGAGGAGTTGAATTCGGATTCCATCTGGAACTATCATGTTTGGAATGAGGTTTGGATGCAACGTCCAGATTTGGGAATCAGCTCCGATGGCGACTACGGAGGTTGGCAAGCGATTGATTCAACTCCTCAGGAGATGTCCGACGGAATGTTCCGTTGTGGACCGGCTTCGGTGCTGGCTGTTAAATTGGGAGAAATTGCAAAGCCATACGATAATAACTTCTTGTTTGCTGAGGTTAACGCGGATAAGGTGTTCTGGAGATATACCGGACCAGCTCATCCACTGAAGTTGCTTCGGAAGGATGTTCTGGGGATTGGACATTTCATAAGTACCAAGGCCGTTGGGAAGTGGGAACGAGAGGATATTACTAGCAGTTATAAGTTTGCTGAGAAATCACAGGAAGAGCGTGATACCATGATGAAAGCGTTGAAGCAAGCCAATAGCGCGTTCAGTAGATACTACTTGAACGAGGACTTTAATGAAGTTTATTTCAATTTTGAATTGAGAGATGATATTAAGATTGGAGAGAACTTTTCTGTG ATCCTCCAAATCAAGAATCGATCTTCAGAAATGGTCCATGTCGTCAAGGGTTCCTTAAACGTGGAAACCGTTCTCTATACAGGAAAGGAACGAGAGATGGTAAAAAACGACCACTTCACGATAAGCGTGCAGCCAAACACCGAAGAGTTCGTAAAGTTGGTGGTCACATTCGATGAATACTTCAAGAAGTTACGTGATCAAGCAGCGTTCAACATTTCGTGCTTTGCCACTGTCGAAGAAACGGAATACGAGTTTTTCGCCCAAGATGACTTCCGAGTTCGTAAGCCGGACATCAAGATCAAGCTTTCGGACACACCCGTTTCGCAGAGTCCGGTGGAGGTTACCATCTCTCTACTTAATCCTCTGCCAATTCCCCTGAGGAAAGGCATCTTCCACGTTGAGGGATCGGGGATTGATAAGCCTTTGATTTTCAAG CATTCGGAGGTTGCCGTTGGAGAGACGATAACGAATACATTCAGTTTGACTCCGGAGTTTGCCGGACGTGCGACGATTGCTGCCAAGTTCACCTCCAAGGAGCTGGACGATGTCGATGGATTCCTTGCCTTCGAGGCTCAACCACGGCCGGAGGATGTGCTGATGGAAACTAGAGATAACGAAATCATTGCTCGAACGGATGTAATTGATTAA